The Halotia branconii CENA392 region AAGCTGTAATTTTGTAAGCTTGACGCGCTAACTCTGGACTGACACCAAAGCCGTATCTGTTTAGTTTGCCTGTTAATTGTTGAGAATAGTTGCGTAGTTCATCCCAAGTAGTCGGCGGATTACTCAAACCCGCAGCGGCGAAAGCTGTTTGGTTATAAAACAAAGCGAGGGTGGAATAATCTTTAGGCAAACCATAGATTTGGTTTTGGTATTTGAAACTATTTAGTAAGGTAGGTTCAAAGTCTGCTAAATTAAACTCTGGGGTAATGTAAGCATCTAGGGGTTCTAGAACATTTTGGCTCATTAAAAAAGGAGCTTCTAAGGCATCGAGATAAAACACATCAGGAGCAGCTTCCCCAACCAAACGGGTTTTAATTACATCCATGTATTGGTCGGAAATTACCTCATATTTAACTTTAATTGTAGGATTTTGGGCTTCAAAGTCTTGTAATACTTGTTTTAATAGTTTTTGCTCTACCGGAGAGCCTCCCCAGCCACTGAGTTTGATAGTAGTTGCGGTGGGGGCTGATAATTGTAAACTATGGCAAGCAATAATAGTAATTGCGATCGCAATTACCAATCCCCAAAATTTCCATAAATTCTTTGTGATCACAAACTAATTAAGAATAAGTCGCATATCGTGTGAGTTATGAATTTGTATTCCCTATGCCTATCTTAATTTTTTACACCCCGCATTGCCAATAATGCTGTACCATAAGCAGCTTCTGTATTTACTGACGAAACCACTGGTACTTTTAAATATCGTTGGCGAATTGTAGTCCAGGTCTGATTCGCTGCGCCTTTGCCAGCAGTATAAACACGACTCAAGGGGTCTGCTTGCATAAGCTGTAATAATTTGTATCCTTGCGATTCTATACGGGCAATGCTTTCTAATAGTCCGTGCAGAAATTCGACAGGATCATCTGGACGTGGTGTCAATCGTGGGGGTAGATGAGGATCATTGATGGGAAAGCGATCGCCTGCTTGCAATAATGGATAATAATCTAACTCGCTAGCTTTTGATGCATCAATTTGGCGGCTAAAACTTTCTAACTCAACGTCTGTGAAAAAATACTTCAACACTGCACCCCCAGTATTAGAAGCGCCTCCAGTCAGCCATAAATCACCCAGACGATGGCTGTAAATTCCGTATTGTGAATTTTCTATGCGGGTGCGGCTTAAGAGTTTGATTACCAACGTTGAACCTAAAGAAGTCACCGCTTCCCCAGGCAATTTTGCCCCACTGGCAACAAAGGCAGCAATACTATCAGTTGTCCCAGTACATACTAAACAATCATTGGGTAAACCAAAATTAGCTGCAATTTTCGGACGTAATTCCCTAATAGGACTACCAGGAGGTAAAACTTTGGGTAACTGAATCGGTATTTGCAGATTTTCTAGCCATTTGGGATATTTCAGCTCTTCTACGTCATAACCCAGTTTTAAAGCATTATGATAATCGCTAATAGCCAACTCTCCATGTAGTAGAAATGCTAACCAGTCGGCTTGATGCAAAAAATATCTCGCTTCCGTAAAAGTAGGTTGTTGCGACATCCACAGCAATTTGGCCAGACTAGAGGTGGCACTGATGACTGGATGATTAGCAGGTGCAATGCTTCTTAATTTCTCTATTACAGTTAATCCTCGCCCATCGTTATAAAATAAAGGTGCATCTACAGGTTTGCCAACAGCATCAACCAGCAAGACAGTAGAAGAAGTACCATTAATTGCGATCGCTTTGATTTTTCGCCGCAATTCTTCAGATATTTTAGCTAACAGAGTCAACAATGCCGTCTGCCAATCAGTCACCCAGTCAGAAACATGAGAATTTCCCCAAGGATATCGTGCTTCTGCTTGAATGCAAGCGGCATCATCAATCACCACAGCGCGTGCGCCAGAAGTACCAAAGTCGATCCCCAGATAAAAATTCATAGTTTTATCAATTTTTTAAATTTTTTAATGACTAAATATCTGCTTTTGTTGCATCTTGTTACAAGATATTCCACAATCTTGGCAAAACAAGGAAAAGTAGTAAACGAACGGTTCAAAATCAATTTGAAGCTCAGGAGGTTTCCAAGTATGAATATATCAGATACTCAAGTCTACATCGCTCTAGCTGTGGCGCTGATTCCAGGGATTCTGGCTTGGCGTTTAACTACAGAACTTTACAAGTAAAGAAAGCTGTCAGTAGTCAGTGGTCAGTTGTTAGTTATTTTTACTACTGACTACTGACTACTGGCGCGAAATCCTGCCCCTTCAAGGGGTGGGATCAATACCGTTAGGTTAGGGAATTTCTTTGTTGAGATAAGTAAGGGGAGAAGAGAAGCAGGAAAAGAGAAGAATTACTCAACAATGACCCTTTTTCCTTCCCTGCTTATCCGAACCGTATTGGAGGTGGGATGAGCTTAAAGACTGCGAAAATACCTAATTATA contains the following coding sequences:
- a CDS encoding FGGY-family carbohydrate kinase, whose translation is MNFYLGIDFGTSGARAVVIDDAACIQAEARYPWGNSHVSDWVTDWQTALLTLLAKISEELRRKIKAIAINGTSSTVLLVDAVGKPVDAPLFYNDGRGLTVIEKLRSIAPANHPVISATSSLAKLLWMSQQPTFTEARYFLHQADWLAFLLHGELAISDYHNALKLGYDVEELKYPKWLENLQIPIQLPKVLPPGSPIRELRPKIAANFGLPNDCLVCTGTTDSIAAFVASGAKLPGEAVTSLGSTLVIKLLSRTRIENSQYGIYSHRLGDLWLTGGASNTGGAVLKYFFTDVELESFSRQIDASKASELDYYPLLQAGDRFPINDPHLPPRLTPRPDDPVEFLHGLLESIARIESQGYKLLQLMQADPLSRVYTAGKGAANQTWTTIRQRYLKVPVVSSVNTEAAYGTALLAMRGVKN
- the psaM gene encoding photosystem I reaction center subunit XII; this translates as MNISDTQVYIALAVALIPGILAWRLTTELYK